The Candidatus Defluviibacterium haderslevense DNA window TTAATTTTTTCCAACCATTGTAGAGCGTTGTAAAATTTGCATTGAATTTGTTAATCGTATAGTCTAAGCCCAAAGTACCAATAAATGGGGCAACGTGATCTAATGGATAATCAGTACTGTCCGTTTTTATTCGTCCAAAAGTATAATCCATGCCAAAGTTAAATGTCATATTTTCGGAAAGGGGATATTTCAAATGAGTATTAATTCCGTAAATATAGGCTTCTGATTTATTTTGTGGAGATACAACTTGAGATAGCGTATTATTATAAATTATGGAATCTTGACCATTGTATTTAAATTGGTCAACAATAATAGCATCATAAATCATAGTATGATAAAGTACTGTTTCCCAATTCAAACCAATTGGAGTTGTTTTTGTGATACTGAAATCGGTAGTTATCGTTTTTTCTGGTTTTAAGTTTTCATTCGGCACAATGATCCGTCCAGGGGTTGATTCAAAAATCTTACTTAAATCATCAATATTTGGTACTCTGAATCCTGTATTCACAAATAAACTCAATCTCCAATTTTGATTCACTTGATGAATGAGGCCAATATTTCCTGAATAAACCGGTGTACTTTGATTGATTTCTTTAAATGGAAATTTAAAAAATGTAGTATCATTTAAGCTGGAAGATAATTTATTGTACCCAAGCCTTATCCCATCATTTATACTTAAACGTTCTGAAATTTTGGCAGTGTGACTAACATAAATAGCTCCATTAAAAAGATTGTTGATTCCGTCCGGATATCTGGTATCCAGAGGAACAGTTATCTGCGTCTTTATATTTTCTTGATGAGCAGTAGATTTTAATGTATTGTATTGAATATCTACCCCAAAACGAAAGTCATGTTTATTAAATTTATTATCAAAATCTAAATTCCAGCCAAAAACATTGACCTTTTCAATTCTATGATTGAGTTTGTCATTCCCAAAATTTCGATTGTGTCGACTTTCTTCGATGTTTTGTGCACTCAAATTAGAAGTGACTTGTTGAAGCCATTTTCTATTATGATTAAGATATTTGTAAGTATAAACCCCTAACATTCTTAATTGAGGACCATAATACCATTCTGAACTATTTAGGCCAGTACCTTTTGGATCAGTTAATCGATCATACCTGGGAACATCTCCACTGTTAGAATATTGAACATTGAGCAAATGGATGTTATTATTATTTTGTTGAAATTTAACCTTAGCTAACAAATCCAATTGTTCGTAACCACTAAATTTTTGAAGATATTTATCATCGTTTACAAGTAATGTATCTCTATTACTTATTCTTGCAGCATAGTAGGGTCTTAAACCGATTGGATTTTTATAAAATGGATTCGCATTTTTACCACTTTTCAAATCATCAAATTGACTAAACGTTCCGGATAATAAAATTCCTAATTTTTTAAAACCAATTTGTGCATCAAGATGTGTTGTTCTTTCATTGTTTACTGATCCATATCTAAAATAAGCATTCCCAAGTAATGATTTTTTTTCACCGTCTGAAAGTTGAGGCGTTTTAGTAAAAAAATGTATTGCACCTCCCAGTGCATCACTTCCATAAATTGTGGATGCCGGACCGTATGCAACTTCAACTCGTTCCAACATATTTGGATCAAGCGTGATAATATTTTGTAAATGACCAGCTCTGTAAATGATATTGTTGAGTCTAACCCCATCTACTACAAGTAATACGCGACTGGCTTCAAATCCTCTTAGAACCGGACTTCCTCCGCCTTGCTGGCTTTTTTGAACATGGATGCCTTGAGATGAAATAAGATCAGCACTTGAGGCTGCATTTATTTTTTCAATATTTTTTTTGGTTAAAATGGTAAATTGTTGTGCAACCTGACTTTTGTTTTGTGCTTCTTTGTTTGCAGAAATGATAACTTCTTCCAGATTTAATGAATCCAATTCAGATTGCGCAAAAATTATGGAAATGTTAATAAAGAATAATAAAACCAATAAGATTTTATTTATATGTTTATATTTCATGTTTAATTTATTTTAAATGATAGTAATAATAGCCCATCCCATTCGGGATCGGTATTCAGTTTTTAATAATAAAATTTAACATGAAAATTTTGGTGGTGGGATACTGGTGTTTTTAATTATTTGGTAGCGGGGATATAGAAAATGAAAATTTTTAGAATTAATAAAGGATATTTCCAGCTCGGTTTTTATTGAGAACAAAATTCCATCAAATGTAAACTTGAAAAAACTATAAATATTTGAAATGGGTAATGTTTCATTGGGTTTCCAGCAGGTACTGACCCAATTTTCTATAGAATGATTGATATGATCTTCTTTTTCATCCTGAACACACCATACAATAAATAGATCACATGTTGATTCAGAATAAATGACATCATACATTTTATTTTTAAACCTGAATTCTGTTTGTTTTTTCCATTGTATGGTTTTGTGGATTTCAGAGATCGTAAATTTGAGTACCTGTATGTTTTTTTGTGCTGTAAACGAATGCAAGGATTTGAATTGGGAGTTTTGATGATATATTTTCCTGACGTGAAGTAAATTCAACCCAATAAAATTCGTATTTAAAATTAAGAAGCAGCATACTAAACCTATTGTTATAAGTATTGTATGGTTTTTAATACCTTGCATTTATGCTTAATTTTTACAAAAATACATAAAATTGACTTTTATCCTTAAATAGTTTTGAAAGCATCGATTTCATGATTCACTTGAATATCTTAAAGTAAATATTGATATGTACCTTTGCCAATAAAGTTAAATCATAATTTATGAATAAATCAAGATTGGAAGCCTTTAGCGATGGGGTATTAGCCATTATCATAACCATTATGGTTCTGGAGATGAAAGTGCCCCACGGCAGTGATTGGGATCAATTAAAAGAATTGATTCCTGTGGGTATAAGTTACTTGATCAGTTTTACCTGTGTCGGTATCTATTGGGGAAATCACCACCATTTATTACATACAATCCGGAAGGTTAATTCAAAAATTATATTGGCCAATCTTCATTTATTATTTTGGTTGTCTTTAATTCCATTTGCTTCGGGATGGATGGGTGAGAATCACTTTGCTCCTAATCCGGTTGCGCTTTACGCGATTGTATTTTGTATGTGTGGAATAGCTTATGCCATTTTGCAAAAAATTATATTTAATACTGTAAATGACGAATCTGAATTGAAGCAAGCGCTGGAAAAGCAAAAAGGGAAAGTACTTTTTTCTACGATTTGTTCTTTTTCAGCAGTTATTGTAGCTTATCTCAATCCTTTTGTTTCATTGTTTCTGGTATTAGCTCAATCTGTAATTTGGTTGATACCAGATAAGAACATTGAAAGAGCATTATCTGATTAAACCTTGAATTTTCAATTAAGCATTTGCTTTAAGGAAATGGCAATCCAATTTTTTGATTTTTTTTTTGGATTGATGATATCAGTAATTAATTCAAGATTGAATTTATAGAATTTTGATTTATTTTTTTGGAAGCAAGTAATTATTTCAATTGATTTATAAATCATTTATAATTAACATAATATTAAAATTCAATGTTGGTTATTCTTAAGTAAACTGTATTTTAATTCAATTAATTTATGAATCTGAATACCTTTGTGAATTAATCATTGAATATGTCTAATAGCGCAATCGCAGCACAGAAATTAAATGTAAAGTATTCCGAAACGATCATATTGAAAGATATTCATTTTGATATCCAAATGAATGATTGGGTTGACCTTGTAGGAGCGAACAATTCAGGAAAAAGTACATTAATGAATACATTTTATGGTCTTCACAATGATATTCAAGGTTTGCTTCATGTGCTGGATTATAGTCTTAATCCCATAAGTGTTAGTAATTTATCTGAATTAAGAAGAAAGAGCAGTTTTATTAGTACTCACATTCCTTTAATGGAACATAAAACGGTTAGAGCTAATTTAGCTCTTGCTTTATCGGCAGCAGATAAAATAAGAGATCTAAATAGTGATGCACTCATAGAACAAATGTTAGAAAAACTTGGATTGAAGGCACTCATTAAGGAAGAGGTCGCCCAATTATCTTTGAGCCAGAAACTAATGGTAAAGATCTGCCGTGCTTTAATCAATAAACCAAGATTGCTGATTGTGGATGAGTCCTTTCTAGGATTTGATACAGAGCATTATTTAATGGCTATGAATTTGATTCATGATTATTATATCAGGGAAAATCTTACAGTAATTATGGCAAATGTTGATGCCCATTCCTTTCATGTAGATCAAAAAAGAGTTTTTTTAATAGAACATCAACAAGTTAGGGAACTAACCGTTTAATCCTTGGTCTAGACCATTTCAAAATTGAATATATTTGCACAAAAAATAAGTCAGGATGTTTGAAAATTTAAGTGAAAAGTTAGAATTAGCCTTCAAAGGGCTCAAAGGTGAGGGCACTTTGACTGAACTCAATGTAGCGGAATCAATTAAGGAAATCAGAAGAGCGCTTGTAGGTGCGGACGTAAATTACAAAATAGCTAAGGAATTTACAGATAAAATAAAGGAAAAGGCACTTGGTTCAAAAAATGTCTTGAAGTCAGTCAAACCAGGGGAACTCATGGTTAAGATTGTCCTTGATGAGTTGGTCGATTTAATGGGTGGACAGGCTGAAGGACTTAATCTTAATGCAAATCCGGCAGTCATTTTAGTATCAGGCCTTCAAGGCTCAGGTAAGACTACTTTTTCAGGTAAACTTGCTTTGTTTTTAAAAACTAAAAAAAATAAAAAAGTTCTATTAACAGCATGTGACGTATATCGTCCTGCAGCTATTGATCAATTAACGGTAATTGCGGAACAGGTCGGAGTAGAGATATTTAAAGACATAGAAAGTAAAGATCCGGTCGATATTTCGCTTCGGGCAATTGCCTATGCCAAAGAGCATAAACTTGATTTAGTAATCATTGATACCGCAGGTAGAACAGCTGTGGATGAAGAAATGATGTCTGAAATCGAACGCATTAAAAACACCATAAAACCTACTGAAACCCTTTTCGTAGTGGACTCAATGACTGGACAGGATGCTGTAAATACGGCGCTTGCATTTAATGAAAGAATCAATTATGATGGGGTCGTTTTGACTAAAATGGATGGAGATTCAAGAGGTGGAGCCGCGCTTTCAATAAAATATACCATTGGAAAACCCATCAAATTTGTGTCAGAAGGTGAGAAAATGGAAACCCTCGACATATTCTATCCGGATCGTATGGCTCAACGAATTCTTGGAATGGGTGATATTGTTTCCTTGGTTGAAAAAGCTCAGGAACAATTTGACGAGAAGGAGGCTAAAAAAATTGAAAGCAAGATCCGCCAGAATAAATTTGATTTTAATGACTTTTTAGTACAGTTGAATCAAATAAAAAAAATGGGAGATATCAAGAGTATCCTTGGTATGATGCCTGGAGTGGGTAAAATGGTAAAAGACATAGATATTGATGATAAAGCCTTCAAGAAAGTCGAAGCTATTATACAATCCATGACACCCAAAGAACGTGGAAATCCAGAACTCCTCAATATGGCGCGAAAAACGCGAATCGCTAATGGTTGTGGTCGTACCATTCATGAGGTCAATGCATTTATCAAACAGTTTGACGAAATGCGAAAAATGATGCTCATGATGAGTAAAGGGCAAAATATGGGAAATATGATGAAGCAGATGCAGAATATGCGGAAGTAGTAGTTTTGGAGGATTAGACTAATGTCGTATATTTTTATTAAATATTTTGTATTGTGTTGTAATACAATATATTAGTAGTTAATTTATGCTTTAGAATGAAGCACGAACAAATTGAGTACTCACAATCAAGCTAAGTTTTGAAAAGTATCGCTTCGGTTTCCATTTTGAAAGTAATGGAGTGATGACTTATTTTAGAAAATGGGTTTAATGCTGTGGATTGGTTTTAAACATTCATTACATCCATTGATATACATTCAAATGAATTTCCATATGAAATTCAAAAAAAGATCTTTAATCATATCTTTTTTTTCTATTATCTTTATAGCAAATTCACTAGAATGAAAAAAATCATTTTTAATTTAATATTGTTGATTTTTGTCTCTAATCATTTAGCGGCTCAACTACCGGATGGTAGTCCTGCTCCTGATTTTGCTATTACGGATATTAATGGGAATGGTTATAGCCTCTATGCAGCCATGTCAGGTGGAAAATCAGCTTGTATTGATTTTTTTGCAACTTGGTGTGGACCTTGCTGGTCATTCCATAGCAGTCATGTACTCAGAGATGTCCAAACTAACTTAGGTTATACGACATCAGTCGTTATGATGGAAGCTGATTTTGCTACAAATACACCTTGTTTCTATGGTCCAAGTGGATGTACAGGTAGGGGAACTCAAGGAAATTGGGTCTCTGGAGTTAATTATCCACAAGCCGATCTTGGTCCAGGAAATGGTGAGACTGTTGCTTATGAGTATAATGTTACTTATTACCCTACTTTATACGTTATTTCGCCCGATTTCAGGACTTGGGAAATAGGGGATCGGTCCTATCAAAATTATTACAACTGGATAATAAACAGTTTTACATTAAATGCCACAGGTTCGGTAACCCATTCCCCTTGTGGTGATGATGGAAAAGTAGTTTTAAACGTAACTGGTGGATTTGGATCATTAAAATATAAATGGAGCAATGGTGCTGTTACAAAAGATCTTATAAATATTCCCGGAGGTACTTATTCAGTAACTGTAACTGATCTTAATGGGTATTTTGAATCTTATGGACCTTGGACGGTTAATGGCCCTAATAAAAGGGTTGATATCGTTAGCCAAAGTATCACCCACGTCAAATGTTTTGGAGAAAGTACAGGTAAAATAGTAATAGGGGTGAATTATGGAACTCCGGGATATACCTACAATTGGAGTAATGGAAATAATACGAATATTATTTCCAATGTATTTGCAGGTAATTATTCAGTGACCGTAACCGATGCAAGTTCTTGTACAGTGGTTAAAACATATATTATCACTGAGCCAAGTTTATTAACCGCCAAATTTTCAACTTTTAATGAAACTTGTGATGGACAAAATGGCTATATCGCAACATCTGCCACAGGAGGAGTCCCTCCATACAGTTATGATCGAGGCAATGGCAAACAATCCAATGCTGTTTTTTCTAAATTAAAACAAGGCACGTATACGGTAACCGTTACAGATAAAAATAATTGTTCACTAAGTCAGACTTTATACATTAATGGTACACATAAACCAGTGGTTAAACCAGGAGTTT harbors:
- a CDS encoding DUF1211 domain-containing protein, giving the protein MNKSRLEAFSDGVLAIIITIMVLEMKVPHGSDWDQLKELIPVGISYLISFTCVGIYWGNHHHLLHTIRKVNSKIILANLHLLFWLSLIPFASGWMGENHFAPNPVALYAIVFCMCGIAYAILQKIIFNTVNDESELKQALEKQKGKVLFSTICSFSAVIVAYLNPFVSLFLVLAQSVIWLIPDKNIERALSD
- a CDS encoding TonB-dependent receptor translates to MKYKHINKILLVLLFFINISIIFAQSELDSLNLEEVIISANKEAQNKSQVAQQFTILTKKNIEKINAASSADLISSQGIHVQKSQQGGGSPVLRGFEASRVLLVVDGVRLNNIIYRAGHLQNIITLDPNMLERVEVAYGPASTIYGSDALGGAIHFFTKTPQLSDGEKKSLLGNAYFRYGSVNNERTTHLDAQIGFKKLGILLSGTFSQFDDLKSGKNANPFYKNPIGLRPYYAARISNRDTLLVNDDKYLQKFSGYEQLDLLAKVKFQQNNNNIHLLNVQYSNSGDVPRYDRLTDPKGTGLNSSEWYYGPQLRMLGVYTYKYLNHNRKWLQQVTSNLSAQNIEESRHNRNFGNDKLNHRIEKVNVFGWNLDFDNKFNKHDFRFGVDIQYNTLKSTAHQENIKTQITVPLDTRYPDGINNLFNGAIYVSHTAKISERLSINDGIRLGYNKLSSSLNDTTFFKFPFKEINQSTPVYSGNIGLIHQVNQNWRLSLFVNTGFRVPNIDDLSKIFESTPGRIIVPNENLKPEKTITTDFSITKTTPIGLNWETVLYHTMIYDAIIVDQFKYNGQDSIIYNNTLSQVVSPQNKSEAYIYGINTHLKYPLSENMTFNFGMDYTFGRIKTDSTDYPLDHVAPFIGTLGLDYTINKFNANFTTLYNGWKKLTNYNLLGEDNLQYATKDGTPAFIVFNIGTQYTVNRYLKIQLGVNNILDTQYRTFASGINGAGRNVYATLRISY
- the ffh gene encoding signal recognition particle protein, with protein sequence MFENLSEKLELAFKGLKGEGTLTELNVAESIKEIRRALVGADVNYKIAKEFTDKIKEKALGSKNVLKSVKPGELMVKIVLDELVDLMGGQAEGLNLNANPAVILVSGLQGSGKTTFSGKLALFLKTKKNKKVLLTACDVYRPAAIDQLTVIAEQVGVEIFKDIESKDPVDISLRAIAYAKEHKLDLVIIDTAGRTAVDEEMMSEIERIKNTIKPTETLFVVDSMTGQDAVNTALAFNERINYDGVVLTKMDGDSRGGAALSIKYTIGKPIKFVSEGEKMETLDIFYPDRMAQRILGMGDIVSLVEKAQEQFDEKEAKKIESKIRQNKFDFNDFLVQLNQIKKMGDIKSILGMMPGVGKMVKDIDIDDKAFKKVEAIIQSMTPKERGNPELLNMARKTRIANGCGRTIHEVNAFIKQFDEMRKMMLMMSKGQNMGNMMKQMQNMRK
- a CDS encoding ATP-binding cassette domain-containing protein → MSNSAIAAQKLNVKYSETIILKDIHFDIQMNDWVDLVGANNSGKSTLMNTFYGLHNDIQGLLHVLDYSLNPISVSNLSELRRKSSFISTHIPLMEHKTVRANLALALSAADKIRDLNSDALIEQMLEKLGLKALIKEEVAQLSLSQKLMVKICRALINKPRLLIVDESFLGFDTEHYLMAMNLIHDYYIRENLTVIMANVDAHSFHVDQKRVFLIEHQQVRELTV